One genomic region from Harpia harpyja isolate bHarHar1 chromosome 1, bHarHar1 primary haplotype, whole genome shotgun sequence encodes:
- the AGR2 gene encoding anterior gradient protein 2 homolog, with protein sequence MEKRYMSMFLLLVAISCALAKDMGKKETKETTAKPKLPQTLSRGWGDHLIWTQTYEEALFRAKHGNKPLMIIHHLDDCPHSQALKKVFAEHKDIQKLAEKFILLNLVYETTDKNLSPDGQYVPRILFIDPSLTVRADITGRYSNRLYTYEPSDISLLYSNMQKALKLLKTEL encoded by the exons ATGGAGAAGCGTTACATGTCCATGTTCCTGCTGCTCGTTGCCATCTCCTGTGCTCTGGCGAAGGATATGGGCAAGAAGGAGACAAAGGAGACCACTGCTAAACCAAAACTGCCTCAGACACTCTCcagag GCTGGGGAGACCACCTCATCTGGACGCAGACGTACGAGGAAGCCCTCTTCCGCGCCAAGCACGG CAACAAGCCCCTGATGATTATCCACCACTTGGACGACTGCCCGCACAGCCAAG CACTCAAGAAGGTCTTTGCTGAACATAAAGATATACAGAAATTGGCTGAAAAATTCATTCTCCTGAACCTTGTG TATGAAACCACAGACAAGAATCTTTCACCTGATGGCCAGTACGTCCCTCGGATTTTGTTCATAG atcctTCCCTGACTGTGAGAGCAGATATTACTGGAAGATACTCAAACCGTCTCTATACATACGAGCCTTCTGACATTTCATTGT TGTATTCAAATATGCAGAAAGCGCTGAAGCTCCTGAAGACTGAACTGTAA
- the TSPAN13 gene encoding tetraspanin-13 codes for MVCGGFACSKNCLCALNLLYTLVSLLLIGIAAWGIGFGLISSFRVVGVAIAVGIFLFLIALVGLIGAVKHHQVLLFFYMIILLLVFIVQFSVSCACLALNKEQQSQLLEVGWNNTNSARTDIERNLNCCGFRVFDLNETCSSDCFRSRQCQPCAPIIEEYSGMVLRFVGGIGLFFSFTEILGVWLTYRYRNQKDPRANPSAFL; via the exons ATGGTGTGTGGGGGCTTCGCCTGCTCCAAGAACTGCCTCTGCGCCCTCAACCTGCTCTACACG ctGGTAAGCCTGCTGCTGATTGGAATTGCAGCATGGGGAATCGGCTTCGGCCTCATCTCTAGTTTCAGAGTTGTTGGAGTGGCAATTGCAGTAGGAATTTTCCTCTTCCTTATTGCCTTGGTCGGATTGATTGGTGCGGTGAAACATCATCAAGTATTGCTATTCTTT TACATGATTATTCTTTTGCTAGTCTTTATTGTCCAGTTTTCTGTCTCCTGTGCCTGTTTGGCACTAAACAAGGAACAGCAG AGTCAACTTCTAGAGGTGGGATGGAATAACACTAACAGTGCGAGAACAGATATTGAGAGAAATCTGAATTGTTGTGGATTCAGAGTTTTTGATCTGAATGAAACCTGCTCCTCT GATTGTTTTAGAAGTCGCCAGTGTCAACCATGTGCACCCATAATAGAAGAATATTCTGGAATGGTGCTGAGATTTGTTGGAGGCATAGGACTCTTCTTCAGTTTCACAGAG atcCTGGGAGTCTGGCTGACGTATAGATACAGGAACCAAAAGGATCCCCGTGCAAACCCTAGTGCATTTCTTTGA